The following are encoded in a window of Arthrobacter antioxidans genomic DNA:
- a CDS encoding cytochrome ubiquinol oxidase subunit I, whose product MEALEIARWQFGITTVYHFIMVPLTIGLGLLVAVMQTLWYRTGREHYLRMTKFWGKLFLINFIVGVATGLVQEFQFGMAWSEYSRFVGDVFGAPLAMEALLAFFVESTFLGLWIFGWGRLPRLIHLLSLWTAVLASVFSAYFILVANSWMQHPVGVEMVDGRPVMVDAWAVFTNNTALVAFPHTLFGCLAVAGAFLLGISWYHLWKRRHDGLDALGPDGKVVVGDGGGARDAADHTVWLRSARAGAVVAMIAFAGTGITGDLQGKLMFEQQPMKMAAAEAACHDGTGFSLLSVGNLGSQSCDDIVAVVEVPGVLSFLANGDFTTEVKGVNTLLPEYQEQYGTHLPDDPMYGDLAGSEIDYLPVMEVTYWGFRIMIGFGAIAAAAAAAALWVLRRGTVPESRWLMRLAVFGILAPFGANIAGWVFTEMGRQPFVVAPNPDASGIDGVFMFTAAAVSPGVSLPELVTSLVLLTLVYAVLLVVEVKLLFTYVRGGTASAMPELTHSDDTEGSDGGRKDDGDVLAFAY is encoded by the coding sequence ATGGAAGCCTTGGAGATTGCCCGCTGGCAATTCGGAATCACGACCGTCTACCACTTCATCATGGTCCCCCTGACCATCGGACTGGGGCTGCTCGTGGCGGTCATGCAGACCCTCTGGTACCGCACCGGCCGGGAGCACTACCTCCGGATGACGAAGTTCTGGGGGAAGCTCTTCCTCATCAACTTCATCGTCGGCGTCGCGACGGGCCTGGTGCAGGAGTTCCAGTTCGGCATGGCGTGGAGCGAGTACAGCCGCTTCGTCGGCGACGTGTTCGGAGCGCCGCTCGCCATGGAGGCGCTCCTGGCCTTCTTCGTCGAGTCCACCTTCCTCGGCCTCTGGATCTTCGGCTGGGGGCGGCTTCCGCGCCTGATCCACCTGCTCTCGCTCTGGACGGCGGTGCTCGCGTCCGTCTTCTCCGCGTACTTCATCCTCGTCGCGAACTCGTGGATGCAGCATCCCGTGGGCGTGGAGATGGTCGATGGCAGGCCCGTCATGGTCGATGCCTGGGCGGTCTTCACCAACAACACGGCCCTGGTCGCCTTCCCGCACACCCTCTTCGGCTGCCTCGCCGTCGCCGGGGCCTTCCTCCTCGGCATCAGCTGGTACCACCTGTGGAAGAGGCGCCACGACGGGCTGGACGCGCTCGGCCCCGACGGGAAGGTCGTCGTCGGTGACGGCGGCGGTGCGCGGGATGCGGCGGATCACACCGTGTGGCTCCGCTCGGCACGGGCCGGCGCCGTCGTGGCCATGATCGCGTTCGCCGGCACGGGCATCACCGGCGACCTGCAGGGCAAGCTCATGTTCGAGCAGCAGCCCATGAAGATGGCGGCCGCCGAGGCGGCGTGCCACGACGGCACGGGGTTCTCCCTCCTGTCCGTCGGCAACCTCGGATCGCAGAGCTGCGACGACATCGTCGCGGTCGTCGAGGTCCCCGGAGTGCTGTCCTTCCTCGCCAACGGTGATTTCACCACCGAGGTCAAGGGCGTCAACACCCTCCTGCCCGAGTACCAGGAGCAGTACGGCACCCACCTGCCGGACGATCCGATGTACGGGGACCTGGCGGGCTCGGAGATCGACTACCTGCCGGTCATGGAGGTCACCTACTGGGGCTTCCGCATCATGATCGGGTTCGGGGCGATCGCCGCGGCGGCGGCCGCGGCCGCCCTGTGGGTCCTGCGGAGGGGCACCGTCCCGGAATCGCGGTGGCTCATGCGCCTGGCGGTCTTCGGGATCCTCGCGCCGTTCGGGGCGAACATCGCGGGCTGGGTCTTCACGGAGATGGGCCGGCAACCGTTCGTCGTCGCGCCCAATCCTGACGCGTCCGGCATCGACGGCGTCTTCATGTTCACCGCGGCAGCGGTCTCGCCCGGCGTGTCCCTCCCCGAGCTGGTCACCTCGCTCGTCCTGCTGACCCTCGTGTACGCCGTCCTCCTCGTGGTCGAGGTGAAGCTGCTCTTCACCTACGTCCGCGGCGGCACCGCCTCCGCGATGCCCGAGCTGACCCACTCCGATGACACCGAGGGGTCCGACGGCGGCAGGAAGGACGACGGCGATGTCCTCGCATTCGCGTACTGA